GACTCGTGGCCTGCATGCTTGAACTTCAGCGCGAGGTACTCCGTCGTGCCGCCCATCACCGACGACACCACCGCGAACGGCAAGCCGACGCCGAGCGCGCGCAGCTTTGCCGGAAACAGTTCCGACTTCACGAGCCAATGAATCGACGAAAAACCGCTCAGAATGCCGAGCGCCGCGAGGTTCAACGCGAACGCGGCCCACACACTGTGCGTGCTGCCGAGCGCATGCATCAGCGGCACTGTGCAGAACGTGCCGCCGAGACCGAAGATCAGCATCACGGGCCGTCTTCCGACCACATCCGAGAGCAATCCATATAGCGGCTGGAAGCACATGTAGATCACCAGCGCGACGGTCGTGATCGTCGTCGCAGTGACGCGGCTGAAGCCCGTCGTGTTGACCATGTACTTCTGCAGATAGATCGTGAACGTATAGAACGCAACCGTGCCGCCGATGCTGATGCCGATCGTCCACAACGTCTGCATCCGATGTCGGATCAGCAGCGCGAGCACGCTGCCGCGTTCCGATTCGCGCGACGCCTGGGTTGCCGCGACCGTATCGGCGCGTTCGAACGCATCCGTCTCCGCGATGCCGCGCCTCAAATAAAGCGCGAACACGGCAAGCGCGCCGCCGATCGCGAACGGGATGCGCCAGCCCCAGTCTTCGAGTTGCGTCGGCGTCAACGCGAGCCGCTGCAACACCAGCATCAACGCGAGCGCGACGAGTTGTCCCATCACCACCGTCACCTGCACGAAGCCGACGAAGAAGCCGCGTCGCCCGGTCGGCGCCATTTCGCTCAGATACGTCGCGCTCGTGCCCGCTTCGCCGCCCATGCTGAAGCCTTGCAGCAGCCGCGCGAAGATGAGCACCGCGGGCGCCGCGACGCCGATCGTCGCGTAAGTCGGCGTGACCGCGATGATCAGCGAGCCGACGCTCATCATCGCCACCGAAACGCTCAACGCGACGCGTCGACCATGCCGGTCCGCGAGTGCGCCGATCGCCCAGCTGCCGAGCGGTCTCACCACATAACCAATCGCTGCGACGGCGGCTGCGTTCAGCAGTTGCGCCGTCTGGTTGCCGCCTGGAAAAAACGCCTTGCTGAAATAGATCGAGAAGATCGAATACGCGAGAAAGTCGTACCACTCGATCACATTGCCCGCACTGCCGCCGATGATCGAGCGTAGACGCTCGCGCCGTGCGGCGGGCGAAGCCCGAAGCGTCAGTTCATGAGGCGTTGCGGCCATCCTGTGTCTCCTTGCGGCTATCTCGCCGCTTCGCTTTGTGCCTGCTGCGGGACTGCCTGACTACTGCTTCGGTATCGCCAGCAGGCGCACGAATTCCGCCGCATCCGTCTTGCTCTCGGCGTGCATGATCCAGTCGATGATGCGTTCGATCCGCGCGCCGTCGATGCGATGCGCGGCGAGCTTCGTCATCTTGTCGACGATCTCCGCTTCGCTTGCGAATGCATGCTCGCTGCCGCGCTGCGACTCGACGGTCTGTTCCAGCCGCGTGCCGTCGCGCAACGTCGCTTCGACGCGCACGGTGTGACGCGCGCCGCGGCCGCGCGCCGTGATCGCCGGGTCTTCGAGCACCTGCACGCGTTTCGACAATTCAATGCGCTGCGGGTCCGCCACTTTCTCTTCGCTGAACTGGTCGACGAACACATCGCCTTCGAGCAGCAGCGTCGCGACGCAGTACGGCAGATTCAGTTGCGCGGACGTGAGCCCTTGCGGCACATAAGGCCAGCCCACATGATCGACCGTCACGCGCGAGCCGTGCACGACGATGCTTTCGACGTCGTCTGCGCCGAACGGATGGCGCGACTGCATTGCGCGGATCGCATCGAGCGTCGTGTGATTGCTGCCGACGCACGAGTAGAACTTCAGCGCGATGTTCATCGTCTCGAAGCGCTCGCCGAGTCCGTCGATCAGTTGCGTGAGGTCGTAGCGGTCCGTCGAACGCGAGAACGTGCTGCAAAAACCGCCATAGGTGTTTTCGAATACGTCGACGATGCCGGTGAAGCCGTTCTGCGCAAGCAGCGCGCCATACAGTCCGCTTTGCGCGGCGCGACCCGCGTGCATGCGCTTGACCATCGCGCCGAACTGCGCGGCCATCAGACCCGCCGACTGCGTGCCGCCGATACCGAGCGCATGCACGGTCTGCGCGGTGTCGAGACGCAGCGCCGCCGCCGCGCCCGCCGCCGCAGAAAACACGCCGACCGTCGCGCCCGAATGCCAGCCCTGCGCAATATGCTCGGGACCCATGCACATGCCGACGCGCGGCCCGACTTCATAACCCGCCACACAGGCGCGCAGAAAATCGCGACCGCTCATGCGCGCATCGGCGGGCAGCGTCTCGGCGACGGCGAGCACGGCGGGCAGCGTGACGGCGCCGACATGCAGCACGCCCGCGCGATGCACGTCGTCGAGTTCGAAGCTCTGGATCATCGTGCCGTTGACAAGCGCGGCATGCGGCGCGGACAGCTTCATCGGCGTGCCCCATACGGTGCAGCCGGGCGTCGTGTCGACGCGCGCGAACGTGTCCGCGAGAATGCGGCTCCATTCGAGCGCCGAACCGAACAGCGCGCAGCCTACTGAGTCGAGCAGCAAGAGCTTGATACGCGCGATCACGTCTTGAGGAATCGCGTCGTAACGCAACTCCGCGACGAATGACGCGACGCCGCCGGTGTACGGGTTTGTGCCGATATCGTTGTGCTGGTTCATCGAGTGTCGGGCGCCATCGCGCGCAATGAGAATTTGATGACCAGTATCCGCACGCGATGGCCGTTTGTGAATTGCACGCGCCGTGATTATTATTGCTTCACACGCAAGAGTTGATGGCCCCTAAAATCGTCTGAAATCGCAGGGGATCGTCCGAGCAAGAGGAGACCATGAACCGCTTTCCCGGCGTCGATCTCGACGCGCTTCGTGCTTTTGTTGCAGTCGCATCGCACGCGTCGTTCAACGACGCCGCCATCGAACTGAATCTGTCCGCGTCGGCATTGACGCGCCGCATCAAGCGGCTCGAAGAAGCGCTCGATCTGATGCTGTTCGAGCGCACCACGCGCATGGTGGCGCTCACGTCGTCGGGCGAGTTGCTGTTGCCGCGCGCGCAGAGCGTGCTGCGCGAACTCGATGCGTCGCTCCAGCTCGTGACGGAAGCGACGCGCATCCGTTCGGGTCAGTTGACCATCGCGTGCATTCCCACTGTTGCCAAGTTTCTGTTGCCGAAGATCGTCGGCAGCTATCACCGCCGGCACGCCGAAGTGCGGCTGCGGCTGATCGAAACGGATCTCGCGACGGTTGCGCGGCGCGTCGTCGACGGCGATGCGGAGTTCGGTATCGCGTTTCTCGTCAATGAAACGCCGGAACTCGCGATCGACGAACTGCTGGTGGATCCCTACGTGCTCGCCTGTCCCGCCGATCATCCGCTTGCAAAGAGCGAGCATGTCGCCTGGCGCGAACTGCGTCCGTGGCCGCTGATCGTGTCGGGCACGACGAGCGGCAACCGGCGCATGCTCGATGCCGCGTTGCGCGATATCGACTGGCGCCCGGACCGGCTGATCGAAATCGAACATCTGACGACCTCGCTCGGACTCGTCGAAGCGGGACTCGGCATCTCGATCATTCCGCGCTGTGCCGCGCCGCGCGACACGCAATCGCGGATCGCCATCCGTCCGCTTGTCGAGCCGACGGTTGCGCGCACCATCGGTCTGATCCGGCGGCGCGATGCCGTGCTCTCGCCGATCGCGCGCGACTTTCGTCTTGCGCTGCGCAGAATGGCCCCGCTCGATCCGTCAATGATGCAGCCTGACTGACGCGACATCGATTGCGCGAAAGCCGGCTTCGTAGTCGGTCCACGTTTGCACGGCGCTGATGGCCCATCGACTACGATTCGCGCCGCCAAATCGCGCACCCCTCTCTCCCTACAATTGACGGACCGGATGTGCTGCCTTCGGGCGGCACGCCCTCCTTTTCCCTTCACGAACGTCATCGATCCGACCGATCCGCCGTGCATGCGTTGCCCTTCTTGCGAGCCGACGTCAACGACCCACTGCATCACATGACGGACGATTCGCATCCGCACGACACGCATCGTCCGGCAGCCGATCCGGCGCGTCACGTCACGCCGCTCGATGCTTCGCCGTTGCTGGCGCGCCTGTCGTCCGCGGCGGCGCGCGGGCTGACGAACGCCTACGCGACGCGCGCGCCGCTCGCGATACGTCTTGGCGGGCAAGCGTATGAAATCACCTGGCGCGCCGACGCCGCGCCCGTCGCCGAAGCCAATGCGTACCGCTTCGTCGTCGGACCGGCGCAAGGCAGCGTATGGATCGATCCGTCGGCGGAAGCCGAATGGCTCGGCGATGCCGCCGCACCGGGCGTCCCCGCCGTGCTGCGCGCTGCGTTGCTGGCCGATCTGTGCGCGCCGCTGACGAAGACATTGCAGACGCTCACGCGTCAGCGCGTGGAGTTGCTGCCGCCTGCCGAAGAACAGGCGCTCGATTCGCACGAAGCCGCATTGTATTTTGACCTGCGCCGCATCGACGACGACTGGCATTGCCACGGCGCGCTGCTGTTCGATGTGCCCGACGCACTCGGCGTATTTTTCGCGACGCTGCCTCCGGACCTCGCCGCGCAGCACGAAACCACGTCGAGCCTGTTCGCCACGCTGCCCGTGCCGCTCAGGTTCGAACTCGGCCGCACGACGCTGCTGACGCACGAACTCGCCGACGTCGAAGCGGGCGACATCATCGCGATCGAACACTGGCGCACGCAGGGACAAAACCTGCTGTGCGCCGCCTATGTGCCATCGACGCCCGCATGGGAAGTGCTCGGCAAGCCGTCGGGCAACCGCATCGTCGTCGAACGAATCAGGGAGATGCCTTTGGAACGCACGTCATCGCAGGACACGGCCCACGCGCAAAGCGCGGCATCGCAGGACGCTTCCGCGCAGCCGTCGCAGTCCGCGCGCCAGTTCGACGGACTGTCCGTCGAACTCACGTTCCAGTTGCCGTCGTGCACGATGCCGCTCGGCGAACTGGGCACGCTGCAACCGGGCGGCGTGATCGAACTGGAACAGGGCGTGAATCAGAGCGTGATCCGCATCGTCGCGAACGGCACGCAGATCGGCACGGGCCATCTGATCGCCGTCGGCCAGAAGCTCGGCGTGCGCGTCACTGCCCTCACGCCGCCCGCCGCGCAGCCGCCGCGCGAGCGCCAGGATGGGTAATCTGCCGAATCCCGTCTCGCTGATTGCCGTCATCGTCGCGCTCGGCATTGCGCCGTTCGCCGCGCTGATGGTGACGAGCTATACGAAGCTCGTGGTCGTGCTCGGCCTGCTGCGCTCGGCGCTCGGCATCCAGCAGGTGCCGCCGAACATGGTGCTCAACGGCATCGCGCTGATTCTGTCGCTGTTCATCATGGCGCCCGTCGGCATGAATATCCGCGACGCGTTGCAGGAACGCAATTTCAATCCTTCGGGGCAGTTGTCCACGGCCGATATCGGCGCGCTCGCCGACGCCGCGCTGCCACCGATCAAGGACTTTCTCACCGCGCACACGCGTTTGCGCGACCGCCAGTTCTTCGTCAAGACAGCAACCAGCGTGTGGCCGAAAAGTCGCGCCGAAGGTCTCAAGGACGACGACCTGCTCGTGCTCGTGCCGAGCTTCACGCTTGCAGAACTGACGAAGGCGTTTCAGATCGGCTTCGTGATTTACATCGTGTTTATCGTCGTCGATCTGCTGGTGGCGAACATCCTGCTCGCGCTCGGCATGCAGATGATTTCGCCGACCACCATCTCGGTGCCGTTCAAGCTGCTGCTGTTCGTCGCGCTCGATGGCTGGTCGCTGCTCGTGCACGGTCTCGTGCTGTCGTACCGGGTGGCGGGATGAACGGCGCGGCGCGCATCGTCTGCATGCTGACGTGCGCGGCGGCGCTGCTGTTCACGTTCATCGCACGCGATGCCGTCGCGCAGACAAACGTTCCGCGCGAGGGCTTCACGCAGCTTGCGCACAGCTGCGCAGCGAATGTCGATGTCGTGACGCTCGCCGCACTCGTGCGTACCGAATCGGCGTTCAATCCGTTTGCGATCGGCGTGGTCGGCGGGCATCTGGATCGCCAGCCCGCCTCGCTCGCCGAAGCCCTCGCGACCGTGCGCGTGCTCGAAGCGCGCGGCTTCAGCTACAGCGTCGGTCTCGCGCAGGTGAACAACCGCAACTTCGCGAAGTACGGCGAAACCGCCGCGTCGATCTTCGAACCGTGCCGCAACTTGCGCGCGGCGGCCGCCATTCTCACCGAATGCTTCGCGCGTTCGAGCGCCGCGCGCGCCGATCAGCAGAGCGCGTTGCGCGCCGCGCTGTCGTGCTACTACAGCGGCAACTTCACGACCGGCTTTCGCGCGGGCTACGTCGGCAAGGTGGTGATGAACGCGCGCATCAATGCGATGCGCGGCGGCGTCGAACCGATTCCCGTCGTCACGGATGCGCACGCGCCGTCGCTGCCAAACAAAGCCGCGCTCGATGCGAAAGTCGACGAAACGCTGAGTGAAGCGGGCCGAACGCGCGGCACTGAGGCATCCCAAGACGCGCGCCCCGCCCTTGAGCCCGTCAATGCGGCCAGCGTGACGCGAAGCAAGGCGCCGTCGTGCAGTGCGCATCCGCTCGTCGCGATGTGCCGCGGCCTCAGCGCGGCGCAGATTCATGCGTTGTGCCTGCGCTGTCTCGATACGCGCTGACATCTCGCGCCGTCGGCCGGGCAGGTCGTAGCGCGGACATCCGAATCGACCGAGGCTAGCACGCCGACTACGGGATGCCGGAATCCATCCACGGGCATCGGACGGCAGAATTTCATATTGCTGCGTCTTCAGGGCCGCGGAAGGCCTGCGCGCGTGCGGACGCAAGCGTTGGAGATACGACATGTCCCTGATGGCCGTTGACGGCGGCGGCGCCACCTACGTGCCGCCTCCATCGAATCCCGATAAGCCCAAGCCCACCGGCTCGAACGGCAGCAACACGCCCACCCCGCAGCAACAGGCGCTCGCCGCCGCGAAGGCGGAAACGGCGCGCCTGCTGAAAATCGCGCAGCAGGAAATGGCCGCGTTGCAGCGCCTGCGCGACCAGGGCGCGAAAAAGGCCGACATCGACGCGCAGATCAAGAAAGCCAGTCAGGCGTGGGGCGGCGTGCAGGCCGCCGCCGAAAACCAGATGCGTGTTTCCGCCGATGGCGGCGGCGATGCGAAGAAAGCAATCTCGTCGGCGGCGGCCGACATTCGCGCGCTCGACAAGAACGATCCTATCCTCGACGAAGTCGTCACCGATTCGCAGAAGACGGTCACGCCCGAAACCGCCGTGCAGCGCACGACGAACGAAAAGGCCTTCCAGTTCGCGCTCGCCGCGCAGACCGATCAGGACGCGACCAGCAAGGTCAACGCGTACAACGCCGAGACGCCCGCGCAACAGCAGGCCGACGGCGAGGAATACGCATACAGCATCCGCCAGGATCAAAGCACCGCCGACACCAACGCCAACAACGCCTACGCCGCGCTCGAAAAATCGCTGCGCCACGAATACAGCGTCGAAGCCGCGACGCTGCGCCTGCACGATGCGAAGGCCGACTATGCGGCGTGGCAGAAGGAACCGTCGGGCGCACGCCGCGCAGATGAAGCCGATGCGGCGCAAGAACTGTCGCAAGCGCAAACGCAATACGACAAGGTGACGGCGGGCGACGACAGCGCGCTCAACTACGTCACTGCCGACGAGCAGAAGCAGGCCGTCGCGACCGTCAAGAATCAGCATCCGGATGCGTGGTACGGCAGTGTCGTCGATATGCTGGGGCAGCAAAGCGCGCTCAAGCGCGACATCTCGCTCGTGAATCCCAACGACCCGACGCTGTCGCCGCAGATGAAGCAGCTCGCGCAGAACGATCCCGTGACGTTTGCGCTGTTGCAGGAAACCGGTCAGACGATCGATCCGAATGCGCCCGGCCTGTCGCCGAAAGAAAAAGAACTCGCGCAGCAAAACCCGCTTGCGCTCGCCTTCGTGCGGATGACGGGCGTCAATGTCGATCCGACGAAGATGACGGCGGCCGACAGGAAGCAGCTCGATCAGCTGGGCATTTTCCAGTACGCCTGCGCGCACGCCGATCCGAAGTCGGCGAACGTGCAGAAGATGCAGATGCTGATGGCGGCGGCACCCGACGTGCGTCTGCAATACACGAAGCAGCAGGTCGATCTGCTGATGCAGAGCCCAGGCAACAACGGTAGTAACGCGAGCGCCGCGCTCAAGGTGCTCAACACCAACATGAACGCGACGTTCTCGGTCGGCGACCGCGAACAGATGTGGAACGAAGCGGGCCTGCCGCACTTCAACCAGAAGTACGTCGAAAGCCAGATCGATCCGCTGATGACGAAGCCGGACACGACCGCGAACGATCCTGACAGCGTGCGCGCGCGCAACGACAGCACGATGAACGCCGACAAGGTCGGCAAATGGATGCAATCGACGCTCGACATGAACGACGTGCCGCCCGAATTCGCGGGCGTCGTGATCGATACCGTCAAGCACGATTTCAGCGACAAGTGGATGCAGTCGAACACGGGCACGCCCACGATCGGACGCGGCACCGAGTTCTACAAAGGCCTGAGTCAGGCCGTCTCGCTCGCCGACCTGCAACCGACCGAAACGGGCGTGCCCGTCGCGCGCGAAAACGACGTCGCGAGCTGGCTGATGGACGAGAAAGGCAACGCGAAGTCGATGATCTACACGTTGCGCGGCGACAGCACGTCGTATGGCTTCGACAGCGTGCGCGACACCGTGAGCGGCGGCTACGGACCCGCGCTC
This Paraburkholderia sabiae DNA region includes the following protein-coding sequences:
- a CDS encoding MFS transporter is translated as MAATPHELTLRASPAARRERLRSIIGGSAGNVIEWYDFLAYSIFSIYFSKAFFPGGNQTAQLLNAAAVAAIGYVVRPLGSWAIGALADRHGRRVALSVSVAMMSVGSLIIAVTPTYATIGVAAPAVLIFARLLQGFSMGGEAGTSATYLSEMAPTGRRGFFVGFVQVTVVMGQLVALALMLVLQRLALTPTQLEDWGWRIPFAIGGALAVFALYLRRGIAETDAFERADTVAATQASRESERGSVLALLIRHRMQTLWTIGISIGGTVAFYTFTIYLQKYMVNTTGFSRVTATTITTVALVIYMCFQPLYGLLSDVVGRRPVMLIFGLGGTFCTVPLMHALGSTHSVWAAFALNLAALGILSGFSSIHWLVKSELFPAKLRALGVGLPFAVVSSVMGGTTEYLALKFKHAGHESWFFYYVSACAAISLVTYCLMPETRHRSVIDEEARAQN
- a CDS encoding MmgE/PrpD family protein, which encodes MNQHNDIGTNPYTGGVASFVAELRYDAIPQDVIARIKLLLLDSVGCALFGSALEWSRILADTFARVDTTPGCTVWGTPMKLSAPHAALVNGTMIQSFELDDVHRAGVLHVGAVTLPAVLAVAETLPADARMSGRDFLRACVAGYEVGPRVGMCMGPEHIAQGWHSGATVGVFSAAAGAAAALRLDTAQTVHALGIGGTQSAGLMAAQFGAMVKRMHAGRAAQSGLYGALLAQNGFTGIVDVFENTYGGFCSTFSRSTDRYDLTQLIDGLGERFETMNIALKFYSCVGSNHTTLDAIRAMQSRHPFGADDVESIVVHGSRVTVDHVGWPYVPQGLTSAQLNLPYCVATLLLEGDVFVDQFSEEKVADPQRIELSKRVQVLEDPAITARGRGARHTVRVEATLRDGTRLEQTVESQRGSEHAFASEAEIVDKMTKLAAHRIDGARIERIIDWIMHAESKTDAAEFVRLLAIPKQ
- a CDS encoding LysR family transcriptional regulator, which translates into the protein MNRFPGVDLDALRAFVAVASHASFNDAAIELNLSASALTRRIKRLEEALDLMLFERTTRMVALTSSGELLLPRAQSVLRELDASLQLVTEATRIRSGQLTIACIPTVAKFLLPKIVGSYHRRHAEVRLRLIETDLATVARRVVDGDAEFGIAFLVNETPELAIDELLVDPYVLACPADHPLAKSEHVAWRELRPWPLIVSGTTSGNRRMLDAALRDIDWRPDRLIEIEHLTTSLGLVEAGLGISIIPRCAAPRDTQSRIAIRPLVEPTVARTIGLIRRRDAVLSPIARDFRLALRRMAPLDPSMMQPD
- the sctQ gene encoding type III secretion system cytoplasmic ring protein SctQ: MHALPFLRADVNDPLHHMTDDSHPHDTHRPAADPARHVTPLDASPLLARLSSAAARGLTNAYATRAPLAIRLGGQAYEITWRADAAPVAEANAYRFVVGPAQGSVWIDPSAEAEWLGDAAAPGVPAVLRAALLADLCAPLTKTLQTLTRQRVELLPPAEEQALDSHEAALYFDLRRIDDDWHCHGALLFDVPDALGVFFATLPPDLAAQHETTSSLFATLPVPLRFELGRTTLLTHELADVEAGDIIAIEHWRTQGQNLLCAAYVPSTPAWEVLGKPSGNRIVVERIREMPLERTSSQDTAHAQSAASQDASAQPSQSARQFDGLSVELTFQLPSCTMPLGELGTLQPGGVIELEQGVNQSVIRIVANGTQIGTGHLIAVGQKLGVRVTALTPPAAQPPRERQDG
- the sctR gene encoding type III secretion system export apparatus subunit SctR — protein: MGNLPNPVSLIAVIVALGIAPFAALMVTSYTKLVVVLGLLRSALGIQQVPPNMVLNGIALILSLFIMAPVGMNIRDALQERNFNPSGQLSTADIGALADAALPPIKDFLTAHTRLRDRQFFVKTATSVWPKSRAEGLKDDDLLVLVPSFTLAELTKAFQIGFVIYIVFIVVDLLVANILLALGMQMISPTTISVPFKLLLFVALDGWSLLVHGLVLSYRVAG
- a CDS encoding lytic transglycosylase domain-containing protein, yielding MNGAARIVCMLTCAAALLFTFIARDAVAQTNVPREGFTQLAHSCAANVDVVTLAALVRTESAFNPFAIGVVGGHLDRQPASLAEALATVRVLEARGFSYSVGLAQVNNRNFAKYGETAASIFEPCRNLRAAAAILTECFARSSAARADQQSALRAALSCYYSGNFTTGFRAGYVGKVVMNARINAMRGGVEPIPVVTDAHAPSLPNKAALDAKVDETLSEAGRTRGTEASQDARPALEPVNAASVTRSKAPSCSAHPLVAMCRGLSAAQIHALCLRCLDTR